A segment of the Salmo trutta chromosome 3, fSalTru1.1, whole genome shotgun sequence genome:
attagggcctaatgaattaatttaaattgactgaaattgtttcatgttacatttatattttggttcagtatactTGGTATTAGCTCTAACTCCTAACCTATGCTGCCAAGATCACTCACAGAGCATAGACAGACTAGTTGGTTTCGACTAACAAAGTCAAAGTCCAACTGAAACCCTGAAGCATGCATTGTCTTGTCTTAACAAGGAGTCCAACAACTTCCTCTGGGCACGAGTTATAATGCATAATAACTGATAGCAGTGACATTAAGGGTAGTATGACAGTATGTCAGCTCACCAATACACAGTAGGAAGTAGAGGATGCCCAGTCTGATGTCCAGtctgaagaagaggatgatgttGGCCACCTTACTGAACATAAACAGGTTCCCTGCATGCTGCTCTATGGTGACTGGAGAATAGGAGAAAGGTTAGGGttcatgacagagagagagggggtggggggagatAAGGGGGAAGAGTAGAGAGGGTAATAATAAAACTCAATGGAtagaaaaggggggggggttaggatgAGTGAACGAAATAAACAGTGCCGTTACAATCAACTGTATTCTCATGTTCACAAAACAAACAGATTGTCAAGAGCAAACCCATCCTCAGCAGATCAACATGTCCTTAACTGGTTTATAGTACGTGAGGGTTTGTAGGACAAGTTGccggtgcatgtgtgtgttctgatGTTTACTGTTTATACTGTAAACACATGAGAGATTTTCAGTGACAACAGTGGGCTCACacctgccacctggccaaacctGTGTCATTCATTCAGAACTTACTGGCTCTCCTGTTCTTCATCATGACAATCGCACCGAGAAACATAAGAATCTCCACTTCTCTCTGTAAGACAGGCCCCACAATATTACATACAAAGtattgtaaaataaatatttacagTAACACCACAACCCAGAAGATTTAGCGCAACAGCGCTGCAACGCTGCCCTGATACTGACCCAGTCAAAGTCGCATGGGTTCCGGTCCTCCCGTTCAGTGTTCAGGTTTTCGCAAAGTCCCGGACACTTCCTAAGTATGAGGAATGCAGTGGACATCAATGTAGACAATATGTAATAAGGCTTGAAGAGCCATTTGTATATTTGAGGTAAGTGGTAAAATAAACTCCGGTGATCAGCCCCATGTTCGCGCAGCATGCAAcatagagaagagaagagaaagaaagaagttTGAGGAGAGTGACAGTTGAAGCGGCAAAAGCTCAACCAAAGATTGCTCAACGTGAATGAACGTAACATAGAACACCTGTCTGCGCATGCGTACAATGACAAAGCAACTTTTTGTACATGTTGGCGTTCCGTAGACGGGCGTTTCTTGCAGGTTTCTAGCGCTTTGGCGGGTAccgtaaaacaaaacaaaaaaagttaaAACATGGAAGAAGCTGGTGAAACAACTCAGGAGGAAATTCGTCACAAAGGTGCTAAAAGTTCAGGCGATAACGTGGAGGACCAGTCTAGTAATGCTACAGGAGATGTTTCGTCTCAGTCGTCGGGTCATGGAAATGATTCTCGCCGGTCAGACGGAGCCGAACCCCGGAGGAACAGGCTATTGCTgttcaacaaagtaatggagaAGAGCCTACAGAAGTTTATATCCGATGCAAAGTAAGTAAGTAGTTCGTGAGTGATACATTTGGCTATATATTACGTTGAGCTGAACAATGTTGCACCCTTGGGGAAACTAGACAGCTAAATCTGTCTGAACCTGTCGTCAGTTTTCACAGATTTGCCCACACGTTCCATCCGTTCTACAAGAAGAACCCACAGGTGACAGAAAACATCCACAAGCAGTTCATAGAAGACCTACAGAGGACTATACAGGTTGGTCACCATCCCTTAAGTACACTTCATATGAGCGAATGTTAGActtttgactctctctctgtgtgtgtgtggcacttaTACAGGATGACATCAATAAACTGATCGAAGAGGGGGAGCTACAGTGCAAACTGGATGAGCTGAACAAGCTAGAAGAAGCTGCTAAGAACAGCCAAGACCCTGCATGGTTAGTCACTGTCACCATCAAAGAGGATGTTGGCCTCTTTGTTTGTGTCTGTATGCTGCTGTGCCTAGTGTCTTCCTCCATCTTGGATTGCCCTGTATGCCATTACATCCAGTTATGTGTAAAATcagaccttagatcagtgtccaGGGCCACTTCTGTTCACCCTACTCCTCTTCATGTCCCCCAGGCGTCCCAGTGGAGTGCCTGAGCAGGACCTGTGTAGTTTTGTGACACCATACTACCTGAAGCAGGAGGCGTACCTGCGGAGGGAGCTGAAGAAGATTCTGCAGGAGAACGCTGTGCTGGCTCAGAGggtgcaggcaggcagggagggcaTCGCTCAGACCGAACAGCGCATCGCAACAGCTGTGGACGAGTGGAAGGTGAGCAAGATGAAGAGTCACTGCATTGGGGGACACAGAGCTGCACAGGTCCTCTGGCCTGTATATGGAATGTGTCAGTTTTGGCTTTGGTTTAGCAATATTGTGTTTTcactgtttctttctttcttcctgcaTCTCTAGGCACCTGCACAGACAGCTTTTGCCGAGTTCCAAgcgctctcttcctccctctgcccTCCTGCAACCTTTGATGTTTAACCCTGAGGAATGACCTGTTCTAAAGCAGAATGGATTTGACCAATTTGAATCATAACTCTAACCCTGACATGTGTAAACTGTGCATTTTTGTAAGGAGTATACCAGTTATTTTATTCCAATGTCTGCCTGGCGCTTTTTGTTATTAAATAAACTCCAAATAAAAAAACGCAACACAAACACATTTTCTTTCATTTAGTAGCCACAGTACATCATTCAAGTATACAATATTAACTTTTGAAACGAACACTTTCATATGGGGGGGCCATTGTCAATACAATTTAACCGGCAAATATATTGCTGGTATTACGGTACTACGCCGAATATGCCACAAAGAAGTCGAGACAAGTTGTCAGACAATCGTGGCTCAATGTGTACCAAACTAAAAGTATAGGGGAGGAAATCGAtgtctttttaaaatatatatatatatatattagatacTCGCAATAGACATGACGGAAATGTTTTCAAATCTCTATGGGCAAAATGAAGCTCAGGGACCTCCCGGATCATCGTCTTTGGGATTCGGACCGGGAAAGCCACCACCGCCTCTGCCGCCAAATCAAGCCACGATGGCGGCTCAGATGCCACCTCAGCACGGGGATGAGGGGCCTGCTCTACGGAAGCCGGGAGCAATGAACGAACCTTTTTATTTACTGCGAGAGCTACCAGGTAAAGTTAACGTTTCAGTGTAGGCAGTACGTAATATGTTTATTCATACTTGAGTGGAATATTATTATTTGCTAGCTCCTTATGTTATTTTCTCATTAACTAACATGTGTGGTAGCTGGTTACTAGTCCGTTCAATAGACTAATGACCTGCAAAGGGGGgccccaaactcggtcctgggtccCCCCTTGGGTGCACGttttagtttttgccctagcgctacacagctaattcaaataaccaactcatcgtcAAACtttaattatttgaatcagctgtgtagtgctagggcaaaaaccaaaacgtgcacccaaggggggacccaggaccgagtttggggaaccctgctctagAGCTAGCTGGTTACTGACTAGTTAGCCCAGTGGGTAGTATATTAATTTATGGTGCATTCTGTAGGCCTAGCCCAAGTGTGTGCTGTGGTCAGTATGGAATGTAATCTAATTTCTCTAGCAGATAGTGTTTATCTTTGCTTTATCAATTTTTAAGTGCACTTCCTAGTTCCTACATTAGCCATAACAAGTTACTCACTCTGGACCGTTGAATGGGACATTGACGTCTGTATGGATCTTGTTACTGTATTGACAGTGTCTTATCCTTTGTGTTTGCCCCATAGTGGGCAATGAACTGACGGGCAACACCAACCTAATCACCCATTACAACCTGGAACACGCCTACAACAAGTTCTGTGGCAAGAAGGTTAAGGAGAAGCTCAGCAACTTCCTGCCAGAGTTACCAGGTGAACTACACACTCAGCACAGTTGCGCTGTttactttgtgtgtgtttttgtctgtgcATGTCAGTGATTTCTGTGGACCCATCACGCTGAGTATCCCCATACCTCACACACTTGCctcttctccatttctcctctgtctctgtgtaatcAGTGTCTCCATTTTCACTTCTCTTCtgtgcagcaggtagcctagtggttagagcattgggccagtatctgaaaggtcactggttcaaatacCCGAGGAGACATGGTGAAAAATCTGCCCATGTCCCCTTGAACAagtcacttaaccctaatttgctctaGGGACACCGTACTACTATAGCTGACTtctatttcactgcacctatccagtcTGTGAAAATATCTTTTTGTTTTTCTCTAGGTATGATAGACTGTCCTGGCACCCAGGATGGCAGTTCGTTGCGCTCTCTGATAGAGAAGCCTCCAGTGTGTGGCAACTCCTTCAGCCCTCTGACCGGAGCCAGCCTCACCGGCTTCAGACTGCACACTGgacctgtaaacacacacacacacatacatgtatatatatatacacacacacacacatgtttgcgagaaaaaaataaatgaacacctttctgttttctcagagattcaattcagcattgaaaaaagacacaggtttaagtttgttccacctgagtgagtctggCCACAAGTCAGATACCACTATGGTgaaatgcgtttgatggatcctttttgtcttcttctaatacTTCTTAAGGGGAAAGTATTCCAAAAGTAACAAAGTAATCTGATTACGTTACTGAATTTAGGTAATctaaaagttacattactgattacaaatTTGTGCATGTAACTGGAACGGATTATGTTTAGAAAGTAACCAACCCAACACTGCTCACACATTCTAGGGAACTTTATTAATCAACATTTGGCCGTATAATTTCTATACTGCTAACGAAGATGTGAAGATGGTATAAActctctgtgtttgtgttccAGCTACCAGAGCAGTACAGACTGATGCACATCCAGCCCCCAAAGAAGAAGAGCAAAAACAAGCACAAACACCACCGACCACAAGATCCCATAccgcaaggtaacacacacacacacacacacacacacacacacacacacagacacagacacaccaccaTCCCACATCCTTTGAAacccttccttgtgtttttacAGAAACCCCCTCAGACTCTGaccccaagaagaagaagaaaaagagggaTGACGACCCCGATcgcaagaagaaaaagaaggacaAGAAAAAGAAGAAGGTAAGACTACTGTCCTGACCCACTATCCACCTCTTTCACTGACGTTTGGATATAGGAGGCCTAGGGGTTAGGAGGGAGGTGATTGATTTAAAGATGAAGCCAATGGCTATGGGTTGGGACTTTTTCTATAGTGTTTGTGCCTCTTCTTGCAGAACCGCCACAGTCCGGACCACCCTGGCTTGGCTGGCTCTCAGCCCAACAGCAACAGCCTCCGATAGACCAGACAgacaccgtgtgtgtgtgaggagcagCGTGTGAGTGTGTTTGAAGAGAATCAGGAACTGTTTGTGAGAATGTATGCAGATACGAGAGATTAtgcatgtgtgagagagggaaACGCAAAtgtctgtttgtacagtatgtgagTTTGTGAGAAAGGTCAAGTGCGTGGGTGGCACATTGGATGTGAGCATGGTAGAGTAATGTTGTTACAGTATGACAGACAGAAGGCCACTGTGATGTTCTGATTGagtagtgccttcggaaagtattcaaacccttcaccttttccacattttgttagtcttattctaaaatttattcaATTGCTTTTTTGTCTTATCAAtccacacaataacccataatgacaaagcaaaaacaggtttttagacatttttgataatttacagtaccagtcaaaagtttggacacctactcattcaagagtttttgtttatttttactgttttctacattgtagaataatggcggacatcaaaactatgaaataacacgtgaatcatgtagtaaccaaaaaagtgttactaCATTTTGTATTtgatatttttcaaagtagccaccctttgccttgatgacagatttgcacactcttggcattctctcaatcagctccacctggaatgcttttccaacagtcttgaaggagttaacGCATATGTTGAGCActagttggctgcttttccttcactctgcggtccaactcatcccaaaccatctcaattgagttgaggtcaggtgattgtggaggccaggtcatctgatgcaacacaccatcactttccttcttggtcaaatagcccttacacagcctggaggtgtgttttgggtcattgttctgttgaaaaagaaatgatagtcccactaagcgtaaactagatgggatggcgtatagctgcagaatgctgtggtagccatgctggttaagtgtgccttgaattgtaaatatatcacagacagtgtcaccagaaaagcaccatcacaccaccacctccatgcttcacgtgggaaccacacatgcggagatcatttgttcacctactgcgtctcacaaagacacggcggttagaaccaaaaatctcaaatttggactcatcagacttaAGGACAGATtatcactggtctaatgtccattgtttgtgtttcttggcccaagcaagtctcttcttattggtgtcctttagtagtggtttctttgcaggaatttgaccataaaggcctgattcacacagtctcctctgaatagttgatgttgtgatgtctgttacttgaactctgtgaagcatttatttgggctgcaatttctgagactggtaactctaatgaacttatcttctgcagcagaggtgactctgggtcttccattcctgtggcggtcctcatgagaaccagtttcatcatagcgcttgatggtttttgagactgcacttgaagaaaccttcagggttcttgaaatgttccgattcactgaccttcatgtcttaaagtaatgatagactgtcgtttctttttgcttatttgagctgttcttgccataatatggactttgtcttttaccaaatagccctatcttctgtacaccacccgtaccttgtcacaacacaactgattgtctcaaacgcattaataaGAAGGATAGAAATTTCtcaaattaactttaaacaaggcacacctgttaattgaaatgcattccaggttcatgaagctggttgagagaatgccaagagtgggcaaagctgtcatcaaggcaaagggtggctactttgaagaatctcaaatataaaatatattttgatttaacacttttttggttactacatgattccatatgtgttatttcatagttttgatgtcttcactattattatacaatgtagaaaatagtaaaaataaagaaaaacccttgaataagtagctgtgtccaaacttttgacttgtactggctgtctccagtccacctggttgtgctgttgCTCCAGTTTAAATGATTTTGCCTGCGGCTAGGGAATCCTGacatgttcaccggacgtgctaccttgttgGGAACCTGCTCTTTTCgactctaccgcacctgctgtctcgacctctgaatgctcggctatgaaaagccaactgacatttactcatgaggtactgacctgttgcaccctctgcaACCGTTGTGATTATTATCTgtccctgctggtcatttatgaacgtttgaacatcttgaacaATCTGGCCTCAAATGGCCATGtacttataatctccacccggcacagctagaagaggacttGCCAcgtctcagagcctggttcctctctaggtttcttcctaggttcctgccttttctagggagtttttcctagcaactgtgcttctacatctgcattgtttgctgtttggagttttaggctgggtttctatatagcactttgtgacatctgctgatgtaaaaaagggctttataaatacatttgattactGTATACAAAATAAAGaatggaaatattacatttacataagtattcagacactttactcaatactttgttaaagcacctttggcagcgattacagaattggttattcttgggtatgacgctacaagcttggcatccctgtatttggggagtttctcccattcttctctgcagatcctctcaagctctgtcaggttggatggggggctttgctgcacagcgattttccaggtctctccagagatgttcgattgggttcaagtccaggatctggctgggccactcaaggacattcagagatttggaccgatgccactcctgcgttgtcttgcctgtgtgcttagggtcgttgtcctgttggaaggtgaacatttgcctcCAGTCTGAGTACCTGAGCgatgtggagcaggttttcatcaaggatctctctgtactttgctccgttcatctttgcctcgattctgaatagtctcccagtccctgccgctgaaaaacaaccccacagcatgatgctgccaccatgcttcaccgtagggatggtgccaagtttcctccagacgtgacgcttggcattcaggccaaagagttcaattgtggtttcatcagaccagagaatcctgtttttcatggtctgagtcgcctttagttgccttttgacaaactccaagcgggctgtcatgtgccttttactgaggagtggcttccatctggccactctaccataaaggcctgattggtggagtgctgcagagatggttgtccttctgaaaggttctcccatctccacagaggaactctagagctctgtcagagtgaccatcaggttcttggtcacctccctgaccaaggcccttctcccccgattgctcagtttggcaggcagccagctctaggttgtgttggtggttccaaacttcttccatttattaagaatgatggaggccactgtgttcttggggaccttcaatgatgcacatattttggtacccttcaccagatctgtgcctcggtgcaatcctgtctcggagctctacggacaattcattagatcacatagcttggtttttgctctgacgtgcactgtcaactgtgggaccttatctagacaggtgtgtgcctttccaaatcatgtccaatcaattcaatttaccacaggtggactccaagttgtataaacatctcaaggatgatcaatggaaacaggatccacctgagctcaatttcgaatatcatagcatagggtctgaatacttacttgcataaggtatttgtttttaatttgaatacatttgcaaacatttctaaaaacctttttcacgttgtcattatggggtattgtgtgtagattgctgaggaattttttattttatttcatccattttagtataaggctgtaacgcaacttaatgtggaaaaactcaaggggactgaatactttccaaaggcactgtatatgatgaGTGTCCCTTTTTCATTTGGTTGGGATATTCTCTGACTACAAATTATATTCCAATAAACTTTGGTTATTATTGTCCATGCTGCGTTGCTCTTCTTTCTGTTGTATGGGCTTCTCCCCTGTGCCTGAAAGGTTGCCTTGAGTGACATGCTGATTCAATCCTGGGCATACGGTCTCTCATCCAGCTAAAGTGTCACTAGCGAAGTCGCGGTCAGGAAAATGCAGCGGCATGTTTTTGCAATCTGAAAACATCAATTCAACATTTTAATTTATATGCGAATATTCTGCCAAGTACTCATTTGTTAGATTGTCGGGAATGTCAAAGGGCACACACAGTCACAGGACAGTTTCCtacatatttgtttatttatttgatgAGACTTAAAGCTGGCTTTAGTCCCCAGATGAGAGATGGCAGAAAAAAATGGCATTTCGCTTCTGAAACAACAAAGCTGTAAAAGGAGCGTGAAAGGGAGGAGATACAATACATTTCATCGTTATGACATATCAGCTACATGCCCCTGAGGAAAAGTGCTGtacactttaaaaaatatatatagatatatttcaTATGGCTTTGCAGCCCATAGAAGTAGAACGGCTCACACAtcctttttctatgttgtagCCACCCTCGACATGGCATTGGTTTCCCAGATGAAGTTTGGTACTGTCTGTCTCCGTGGTTTTTACATTCAATTCTATGGCCGGTACAAAAACAACATATTTCAATCCCCCCTTCGTCACTATATGGTAATGATTCACATTAACAGATGCATAATACAAATGCCTCAGACTATTTATATTGAGAACTTGTCTTTTAACATTAAAGACAAGTGTTGTGTTACACATCTCTATGGGGAGTGGAGCATTACACCAGAAGTATTTGCATGAGAGAAAGAATCCTTGGCCCTACTTACacagagtttacaaaacattaggaacacattccttatattgagttgcactgcccccttttgccctcagaacaggctcaattcgtcggggcatggactctacaaggtgtcgcaAGCATTCcgcagggatactggcccattgttgacttcaatgcttcccacaattgtgttaAGTTGattgaatgtcctttgggtggaggaccattcttgatacacactggaaactgttgagcgtgaaaaacccagcagtgttgcactTCTAgacacaaaccggtgagcctggcatctactaccataccccgttcaaaggcacttaaatattttgccttgcccattcaccctctgaatggtacaaattctcaattgtctcaaggcaccaaaatacttatttaacctgtctcctccccgtcatctacactgactgaagtgtatttaacaggtgacatgatagctttcacctggacacTGTCAtggaaagtgttcttaatgttttgtacactgtgtatacatGATCTCTAACCGGGTAGAGAACACAGCAAAAGCATACATAATCAGAATAGCATTTATAATTATGGCATTACAATGAAAACGTCGGCTAATAATAACACAATAATCCCCTTTTTAACACGTCTGCATGTGAAAGGTACAGACAGTTAATACATATTTAGGTATATATATAGTAAATACATATTGTTTTACACACAAGTTAATTCCTGGTCACAAAGCTGTAAAAGTATTTGACACATTACCATTGCATCTGTCTACTTTTCAAAATCAGTCTCAGCTTTGGATGTCAAGTGTCACACTGTTTTCATGTTTTAAAACAAAAtcttaaaatgagagttcagtggAGAATGACCGATTTGACTCCACTTCGTCAATCTTTAAACAATCTAGGCATTGTCTTTTGTCTGTATATGTTTATATTGTTTGAAAAATAAAATTATCATaccaaaaataaaacatctacATATTACATGGCTAATGAGTGATAAATTGACCAATGAAAAGACAAATCTACAAACACGGTacactcacacaggcacacaaatgGGTCTCGGTTGTAGAGAGCCGGTTAGGGAATAGAAGAGGTAGTTAGTGTCtctgcagtctgtctgtctgtgaaagaGAGTGAGCGCAAGAGCCAGCACATGCAcacgtgtgtgttcgtgtgtctgTATGCATGTTGGTTTATGCGATAAATGTTCGGAGAAAAATATGATTGCAATACAAAAAGCAATGGCATAATATTTGGTATAACAAATTGTAGCATTCTTCCTGGCTAGGTGTCTGATTTCACCCAAGCCTCATAGTACAACCTTATAACTATGCTATTCACATTTTCTTACATGTCATTTTAATACATCCTTCGTCTGTGACACAGCATATTTGATTAACCGAAACAGAAACACTATCATTGTTCTGTTTCAGTAGAAGCTGCACAATTCATATCTGAATATCGTTCTTTGGTGTTGTGTGTTCTTTGTCAACATGGACTGAGAAATATTAAAGGAGAAACATGCCACTGAAGGGTCTTTCAAGTACCATAGAAGTCTTGGACTAGCCACACAGCAaataaatcaacaacaacaacaaagatcaTAACTTATCAAGATATTCCAATTCAAGCATCTCCATTGACTAGTATTTGACTTCAAGTCCTGACATGTTAGTGGATCGTGGTTGGAAGTTCTATggcttagggctctattcaatctgcatCGCTGAAGCGATAGAAAAGTCgtggtcatttccgattgagccgacatacgcAGCGTTTACCGCGAATGCAGTCTCCGCCaacgtgggaacattgcctttaaaatttcATTTGGGCTTAAGCGTTGAACTTCCACGACACCGATTGAATAAAGCCATGAGGCAACAAAAACAGCAACAGCAATAATGctaacaatgcaaaaaaataacatttacttGACGATATTGTGGTTAGTGATTTGGTGGATACCATGAACATGATACAAATAATCCTACAGTTCCCAAAATCCTTAGCATTGCTCCAGAACCACTTCCTACGCTTACTGGATGCTGTGACCATTGCTATGGTGTTTGAGGCCGTCGGTCGCTGAGTGGTTGAGAGCCTCTCTCTCCTGGCCAGTGGCATTATTGTCCTGAGCCTCCTTCTCCTGGATCAGGTGTCTGCGATGATAGAAAAGGTATCCAGGCAACAAGAAGCCAGCCAATGAGAAGAGGATCATGCCCAGGTTGATCTGATGCGGGGACAGAGATATGGGAAGTTAGACAAGTGAGGGGTTACAAAGTCTTGTACAGTATGGGTAACTGCACTGGgaaactgagtgtgtgtgtgtctctctcacccaGTAGGGATCTCCGTGCAGGGATCCCACCATGACGATGAAGAGGGGCTGCTGCAGCAGGGCGATCACAGCACTGATCATCGACTGCAGCCCAATCAGAGTTCCAAAGTGGTTAGAGGGGTATCTGAGAGAGAATGGGCAATTATTTCTCAAGTCAATTTCTGTATGTAAAGATGATGACGAAGTTGAGTACTTACACAGCAGCATACAGGCCTCCACAACAGGAGTGGATGAACCCTCTGACAATGGTGTGGAGGATGAAGGTTAGGAtctacagagagaggaagagggaaggagtGTGTTGACATTTGGATGTGGGGAGGTGGGGTAgtatgtgcatttgtgtgtgtttggtaaCGAATGAACGAGGAAaacgtgtgtgtgtacctggagcCGCAGGTTGTCTATCAGACAGCACACTCCGAACACCAGCAGTAGCAGATTGGTGAAGATGAAGGCTCTCATGGCATTAGTGATTTTCTGGATCTTTTTGTCTCTCGTCAGCCCGTCTGCTGGTCTGAGTGGGATTGGACAGGGGACAATGAGATAAGACATCTACCCCACCTCTTACTTCCATTCagcttccccccctctctctttctcacacctCTTCTCCGTCTCTGTGTCTTTTTTCGTCTCGTCCACACACTCCTTCATCCTCCAGTCCATAATGTAGCCAATCAGAGGACAGGTGACCAGACAGAGCAGCTGCAAGGTGCCGAAGATGGACGAGTAGAAACTCactggagagagaagggaacaCACATTGAGACaccctgtgagaaagacccagcGGTATGATTTTACACTGAGGGATTTTACACTGAAGTCCGAACTGATTGTTCTTGCCCAGAGTTAGGCTTTTCATTTGCAAGTGAAGATAATAATAGCCGGCGTACAAGTataaacagaaagaaaaaaaactggaTCAAAACTTTAAACAAAACCCAGCAGCATGCCAACCTGTTCCCTGTCCTGTTCGACAAACAAGGAAGTGGCAGGTGCTTAAATACAAATGCTCAAAATGCAACAGCCAATGAGAACCAGTTTCACATCAGGATACATTGAA
Coding sequences within it:
- the pmf1 gene encoding polyamine-modulated factor 1, encoding MEEAGETTQEEIRHKGAKSSGDNVEDQSSNATGDVSSQSSGHGNDSRRSDGAEPRRNRLLLFNKVMEKSLQKFISDANFHRFAHTFHPFYKKNPQVTENIHKQFIEDLQRTIQDDINKLIEEGELQCKLDELNKLEEAAKNSQDPAWRPSGVPEQDLCSFVTPYYLKQEAYLRRELKKILQENAVLAQRVQAGREGIAQTEQRIATAVDEWKAPAQTAFAEFQALSSSLCPPATFDV
- the med19a gene encoding mediator of RNA polymerase II transcription subunit 19-A, with product MTEMFSNLYGQNEAQGPPGSSSLGFGPGKPPPPLPPNQATMAAQMPPQHGDEGPALRKPGAMNEPFYLLRELPVGNELTGNTNLITHYNLEHAYNKFCGKKVKEKLSNFLPELPGMIDCPGTQDGSSLRSLIEKPPVCGNSFSPLTGASLTGFRLHTGPLPEQYRLMHIQPPKKKSKNKHKHHRPQDPIPQETPSDSDPKKKKKKRDDDPDRKKKKKDKKKKKNRHSPDHPGLAGSQPNSNSLR